In the Drosophila gunungcola strain Sukarami unplaced genomic scaffold, Dgunungcola_SK_2 000001F, whole genome shotgun sequence genome, one interval contains:
- the LOC128261555 gene encoding multidrug resistance-associated protein 1 isoform X16: MAEDTSSPMDRFCGSTFWNASETWWTDDPDFTPCFEQTVLVWTPCAFYWCFVIFDFYYLKASLDRNIPWNKLNVSKALVNLGLLVITALDLILALIKKGGDSELPLYDLDVWGPIIKFATFLLIFIFIPLNRKYGVQTTGCQFLFWFLLTVLSIPRCRTEVRLNADRQKILDSQQTTEHNFFWEEYQFASFFVSFTFTCIMLILNCFADGMPKQTKYQRGENEIPELSASFISRITYQWFDSMALKGYRNPLEEKDLWDLRPQDSCSEVMPIFAHHWNQNVRKNYKGRARVEPKAQFSNGHVTFENPHGEKNGSKKGMASIMPPIYRSFGGVFLFGSLMKLFTDVLTFAQPQVLSLIIGFVEAHETDPQPEWKGIMYAVLLFVLAAAQTLILGQYFHRMFVVGLRIRTALINAIYRKALRISNSTKKESTVGEIVNLMAVDAQRFMELTTYLNMIWSAPLQIGLALYFLWQQLGPSVLAGLAVMIILIPVNGVVASRIKTYQIRQMKYKDERVKLMNEVLSGIKVLKLYAWEPSFEKQVLDIREKEIATLRSTAYLNAGTSFLWSCAPFLVSLVTFATYVLIDENNVLDATKTFVSLSLFNILRFPLTVLPILITNVVQTQVSVDRINKFLNSEELDPNSVLHDSSKPHPMSIENGEFSWGDEITLRNINIEVHKNSLVALVGTVGSGKSSVVQAFLGEMEKLAGIVNTVGKLAYVPQQAWIQNATVRDNILFGKAYDRKRYNKVIDACALRADIDILSAGDLTEIGEKGINLSGGQKQRISLARAVYSDADLYLLDDPLSAVDSHVGKHIFEEVIGPKGMLARKSRVLVTHGVTFLPQVDSIYVLKMGEISESGTFDQLVKNKGAFADFIIQHLQDGNEEEEELNQIKRQISSTGDVPELLGSVEKAIKLARTESLSDSISVTSADSLMGGGGGGGGGSLRRRTRRQNSHDSVASAASLKKKQEVEGKLIETEKSQTGGVEFAVYKHYIKSVGIFLSVATLVLNFVFQAFQIGSNLWLTKWANDQDVGNDTGLRNMYLGVYGAFGFGQGSGYHCGH; encoded by the exons ATGGCGGAGGACACAAGTTCGCCGATGGACAGATTCTGTGGTTCCACATTCTGG AACGCTTCGGAGACATGGTGGACCGACGATCCGGACTTCACGCCGTGCTTTGAGCAGACGGTGCTGGTCTGGACGCCCTGCGCCTTCTACTGGTGCTTCGTGATCTTCGACTTCTACTATCTGAAGGCGAGTTTGGACAGGAACATACCCTGGAACAAGCTGAACGTGAGCAAGGCCCTGGTGAATCTGGGTCTGCTGGTGATCACTGCCTTGGACCTGATACTGGCCCTGATCAAGAAGGGCGGCGACTCCGAGCTGCCGCTGTACGACTTGGACGTGTGGGGTCCCATCATCAAGTTCGCCACCTTCCTGCTGATCTTCATATTCATCCCGCTGAATCGCAAGTATGGAGTGCAGACCACGGGATGCCAATTCCTGTTCTGGTTCCTGCTGACCGTGCTCTCGATTCCGCGCTGCCGCACTGAGGTTCGGCTAAATGCGGACCGCCAGAAGATCCTGGACTCGCAACAGACCACGGAGCACAACTTCTTCTGGGAGGAGTATCAGTTCGCCAGCTTCTTCGTCTCATTCACCTTCACCTGCATCATGCTGATCCTCAACTGCTTTGCGGACGGCATGCCCAAGCAAACCAAGTATCAGAGGGGAGAGAACGAGATACCCGAGCTGTCGGCCAGTTTCATCTCGAGGATCACCTACCAGTGGTTCGATAGCATGGCCCTCAAGGGCTACCGCAATCCGCTGGAGGAGAAGGACCTCTGGGACCTGAGGCCGCAGGACAGCTGCTCCGAAGTGATGCCCATCTTTGCCCACCACTGGAACCAGAACGTGCGTAAGAACTACAAGGGCAGGGCCCGCGTGGAGCCGAAGGCGCAGTTTAGCAACGGACACGTGACCTTCGAGAATCCCCATGGCGAGAAGAATGGCAGCAAGAAGGGCATGGCCAGCATTATGCCGCCCATCTACAGATCCTTCGGAGGCGTTTTCCTGTTTGGCTCCCTCATGAAGCTGTTTACCGATGTCCTGACATTTGCCCAGCCGCAGGTCCTGAGCCTGATCATTGGCTTCGTCGAGGCCCACGAAACGGATCCGCAGCCCGAGTGGAAGGGCATCATGTACGCCGTGTTGCTTTTCGTGTTGGCCGCTGCACAGACCTTAATTCTGGGTCAGTACTTCCACCGCATGTTCGTCGTGGGCCTGCGCATCAGGACAGCTCTGATCAACGCCATCTACCGCAAGGCCCTGCGCATTTCAAACTCCACCAAAAAGGAATCGACCGTGGGCGAGATCGTCAACCTGATGGCCGTGGATGCCCAGCGTTTCATGGAGCTGACTACCTACCTGAATATGATCTGGTCGGCGCCTCTGCAGATCGGCCTAGCACTATATTTCCTCTGGCAGCAGTTGGGACCATCTGTCCTGGCCGGTCTGGCTGTGATGATTATCCTTATACCCGTGAACGGAGTGGTTGCCAGCCGCATCAAGACCTATCAGATCAGGCAGATGAAGTACAAGGATGAGCGTGTTAAGCTCATGAACGAAGTCCTGAGTGGCATTAAG GTCCTCAAATTGTACGCCTGGGAGCCGAGTTTCGAGAAGCAAGTTTTGGACATCCGTGAAAAGGAGATCGCGACTCTGCGATCCACCGCTTACCTGAACGCGGGCACTTCGTTCCTGTGGTCCTGCGCCCCCTTCCTG GTTTCATTAGTCACATTCGCCACTTACGTTCTAATCGATGAAAATAACGTGCTTGATGCCACAAAAACCTTTGTCTCATTATCATTATTCAACATTCTCCGGTTTCCGTTAACAGTGTTGCCCATACTGATCACCAACGTGGTGCAA ACGCAAGTTTCTGTGGATCGTATAAATAAGTTCCTGAACAGTGAGGAACTGGATCCCAACAGCGTTCTCCACGATTCCTCCAAAC CCCATCCCATGAGCATTGAGAACGGCGAGTTCTCCTGGGGCGATGAGATCACGCTGCGCAACATCAACATTGAGGTGCACAAGAACAGCCTGGTGGCCCTGGTGGGCACCGTGGGCTCCGGCAAGTCCTCGGTGGTGCAGGCCTTCCTCGGCGAAATGGAGAAACTTGCGGGCATTGTCAACACCGTGGGCAAGTTGGCCTATGTGCCGCAGCAGGCGTGGATTCAGAATGCGACGGTGAGGGACAACATCCTGTTCGGCAAGGCTTACGACCGCAAGCGCTACAACAAGGTCATCGATGCCTGTGCCCTGCGCGCCGATATCGACATCCTTTCGGCGGGAGATCTCACGGAAATCGGTGAGAAGGGCATTAATTTATCAGGTGGCCAAAAGCAGCGTATTTCGTTGGCCCGTGCCGTATACAGTGATGCCGATCTCTATTTGCTGGACGATCCTCTGAGTGCCGTGGACTCTCATGTGGGTAAGCACATTTTCGAGGAGGTGATTGGACCCAAGGGCATGCTGGCCCGCAAGTCACGCGTGCTGGTCACCCATGGCGTCACGTTCCTGCCCCAGGTCGACAGCATCTACGTGCTGAAAATGGGCGAGATCAGCGAGAGCGGCACATTCGACCAGCTGGTTAAGAACAAGGGTGCCTTCGCCGACTTTATCATCCAGCATCTGCAGGATGGCAatgaagaggaggaggagctcaACCAGATCAAGCGCCAAATCTCCAGCACCGGAGATGTCCCTGAGTTGCTAGGCAGTGTCGAGAAGGCCATTAAGTTGGCGCGCACGGAAAGCTTGTCCGATTCCAT ctCGGTTACCTCTGCGGACAGTTTAAtgggcggaggcggaggaggaggagggggaAGTCTTCGCCGGCGGACCAGGCGCCAGAATTCCCACGACTCAGTGGCCTCAGCcgcttcgctgaagaagaagCAGGAGGTCGAGGGCAAGCTTATTGAAACGGAAAAATCACAAACTGGTGGAGTGGAGTTCGCCGTGTACAAACACTATATAAAGAGCGTTGGCATCTTCCTGTCGGTGGCCACGCTGGTACTGAACTTCGTTTTCCAAGCATTCCAAATCGGGTCGAATCTGTGGCTCACCAAGTGGGCCAACGACCAAGACGTGGGCAACGACACTGGCCTCAGGAACATGTATCTGGGTGTTTATGGTGCCTTTGGATTCGGTCAAG GTTCTGGCTACCATTGTGGTCATTAG
- the LOC128261555 gene encoding multidrug resistance-associated protein 1 isoform X12, giving the protein MAEDTSSPMDRFCGSTFWNASETWWTDDPDFTPCFEQTVLVWTPCAFYWCFVIFDFYYLKASLDRNIPWNKLNVSKALVNLGLLVITALDLILALIKKGGDSELPLYDLDVWGPIIKFATFLLIFIFIPLNRKYGVQTTGCQFLFWFLLTVLSIPRCRTEVRLNADRQKILDSQQTTEHNFFWEEYQFASFFVSFTFTCIMLILNCFADGMPKQTKYQRGENEIPELSASFISRITYQWFDSMALKGYRNPLEEKDLWDLRPQDSCSEVMPIFAHHWNQNVRKNYKGRARVEPKAQFSNGHVTFENPHGEKNGSKKGMASIMPPIYRSFGGVFLFGSLMKLFTDVLTFAQPQVLSLIIGFVEAHETDPQPEWKGIMYAVLLFVLAAAQTLILGQYFHRMFVVGLRIRTALINAIYRKALRISNSTKKESTVGEIVNLMAVDAQRFMELTTYLNMIWSAPLQIGLALYFLWQQLGPSVLAGLAVMIILIPVNGVVASRIKTYQIRQMKYKDERVKLMNEVLSGIKVLKLYAWEPSFEKQVLDIREKEIATLRSTAYLNAGTSFLWSCAPFLVSLVTFATYVLTSEANQLSVEKVLVSIALFDLMKLPLTILPMLSVDIAETQVSVDRINKFLNSEELDPNSVLHDSSKPHPMSIENGEFSWGDEITLRNINIEVHKNSLVALVGTVGSGKSSVVQAFLGEMEKLAGIVNTVGKLAYVPQQAWIQNATVRDNILFGKAYDRKRYNKVIDACALRADIDILSAGDLTEIGEKGINLSGGQKQRISLARAVYSDADLYLLDDPLSAVDSHVGKHIFEEVIGPKGMLARKSRVLVTHGVTFLPQVDSIYVLKMGEISESGTFDQLVKNKGAFADFIIQHLQDGNEEEEELNQIKRQISSTGDVPELLGSVEKAIKLARTESLSDSISVTSADSLMGGGGGGGGGSLRRRTRRQNSHDSVASAASLKKKQEVEGKLIETEKSQTGGVEFAVYKHYIKSVGIFLSVATLVLNFVFQAFQIGSNLWLTKWANDQDVGNDTGLRNMYLGVYGAFGFGQVMTGYLSTLILSLGCVYSARYMHNVLLHGTMRWTMAMFDITPLGRVVNRFSKDIDTVDNTLPLNLRVGIMQLFVVLATIVVISLSTPIFLAVIVPIAFLYYFAQRFYVATSRQLMRLESVSRSPIYSHFSETVTGASTIRAYNVGNRFIDESDAKVDENQVCKYPSVIANRWLAIRLEMVGNLIILFASLFAVLGGQTNPGLVGLSVSYALQVTQTLNWLVRMTSDIETNIVSVERIKEYGETKQEAAWELEQDKSKPKNWPQEGRVEFQNFQVRYREGLDLVLRGVSFDIRGGEKVGIVGRTGAGKSSLTLALFRIIEAAGGRIAIDGVDIATMGLHMLRSRLTIIPQDPVLFSGSLRVNLDPFEIKTDDEIWKALELSHLKSFVKSLAAGLNHEIAEGGENLSVGQRQLVCLARALLRKTKVLVLDEATAAVDLETDDLIQKTIRSEFKECTVLTIAHRLNTILDSDKVIVLDKGQITEFASPTELLDNPKSAFYSMAKDANLV; this is encoded by the exons ATGGCGGAGGACACAAGTTCGCCGATGGACAGATTCTGTGGTTCCACATTCTGG AACGCTTCGGAGACATGGTGGACCGACGATCCGGACTTCACGCCGTGCTTTGAGCAGACGGTGCTGGTCTGGACGCCCTGCGCCTTCTACTGGTGCTTCGTGATCTTCGACTTCTACTATCTGAAGGCGAGTTTGGACAGGAACATACCCTGGAACAAGCTGAACGTGAGCAAGGCCCTGGTGAATCTGGGTCTGCTGGTGATCACTGCCTTGGACCTGATACTGGCCCTGATCAAGAAGGGCGGCGACTCCGAGCTGCCGCTGTACGACTTGGACGTGTGGGGTCCCATCATCAAGTTCGCCACCTTCCTGCTGATCTTCATATTCATCCCGCTGAATCGCAAGTATGGAGTGCAGACCACGGGATGCCAATTCCTGTTCTGGTTCCTGCTGACCGTGCTCTCGATTCCGCGCTGCCGCACTGAGGTTCGGCTAAATGCGGACCGCCAGAAGATCCTGGACTCGCAACAGACCACGGAGCACAACTTCTTCTGGGAGGAGTATCAGTTCGCCAGCTTCTTCGTCTCATTCACCTTCACCTGCATCATGCTGATCCTCAACTGCTTTGCGGACGGCATGCCCAAGCAAACCAAGTATCAGAGGGGAGAGAACGAGATACCCGAGCTGTCGGCCAGTTTCATCTCGAGGATCACCTACCAGTGGTTCGATAGCATGGCCCTCAAGGGCTACCGCAATCCGCTGGAGGAGAAGGACCTCTGGGACCTGAGGCCGCAGGACAGCTGCTCCGAAGTGATGCCCATCTTTGCCCACCACTGGAACCAGAACGTGCGTAAGAACTACAAGGGCAGGGCCCGCGTGGAGCCGAAGGCGCAGTTTAGCAACGGACACGTGACCTTCGAGAATCCCCATGGCGAGAAGAATGGCAGCAAGAAGGGCATGGCCAGCATTATGCCGCCCATCTACAGATCCTTCGGAGGCGTTTTCCTGTTTGGCTCCCTCATGAAGCTGTTTACCGATGTCCTGACATTTGCCCAGCCGCAGGTCCTGAGCCTGATCATTGGCTTCGTCGAGGCCCACGAAACGGATCCGCAGCCCGAGTGGAAGGGCATCATGTACGCCGTGTTGCTTTTCGTGTTGGCCGCTGCACAGACCTTAATTCTGGGTCAGTACTTCCACCGCATGTTCGTCGTGGGCCTGCGCATCAGGACAGCTCTGATCAACGCCATCTACCGCAAGGCCCTGCGCATTTCAAACTCCACCAAAAAGGAATCGACCGTGGGCGAGATCGTCAACCTGATGGCCGTGGATGCCCAGCGTTTCATGGAGCTGACTACCTACCTGAATATGATCTGGTCGGCGCCTCTGCAGATCGGCCTAGCACTATATTTCCTCTGGCAGCAGTTGGGACCATCTGTCCTGGCCGGTCTGGCTGTGATGATTATCCTTATACCCGTGAACGGAGTGGTTGCCAGCCGCATCAAGACCTATCAGATCAGGCAGATGAAGTACAAGGATGAGCGTGTTAAGCTCATGAACGAAGTCCTGAGTGGCATTAAG GTCCTCAAATTGTACGCCTGGGAGCCGAGTTTCGAGAAGCAAGTTTTGGACATCCGTGAAAAGGAGATCGCGACTCTGCGATCCACCGCTTACCTGAACGCGGGCACTTCGTTCCTGTGGTCCTGCGCCCCCTTCCTG GTTTCCTTGGTCACGTTCGCCACTTACGTGTTGACCAGCGAGGCGAATCAGCTGAGCGTCGAGAAGGTGTTAGTCTCAATCGCCCTCTTCGACCTCATGAAACTCCCGCTGACCATCCTGCCCATGCTGAGTGTTGACATAGCCGAG ACGCAAGTTTCTGTGGATCGTATAAATAAGTTCCTGAACAGTGAGGAACTGGATCCCAACAGCGTTCTCCACGATTCCTCCAAAC CCCATCCCATGAGCATTGAGAACGGCGAGTTCTCCTGGGGCGATGAGATCACGCTGCGCAACATCAACATTGAGGTGCACAAGAACAGCCTGGTGGCCCTGGTGGGCACCGTGGGCTCCGGCAAGTCCTCGGTGGTGCAGGCCTTCCTCGGCGAAATGGAGAAACTTGCGGGCATTGTCAACACCGTGGGCAAGTTGGCCTATGTGCCGCAGCAGGCGTGGATTCAGAATGCGACGGTGAGGGACAACATCCTGTTCGGCAAGGCTTACGACCGCAAGCGCTACAACAAGGTCATCGATGCCTGTGCCCTGCGCGCCGATATCGACATCCTTTCGGCGGGAGATCTCACGGAAATCGGTGAGAAGGGCATTAATTTATCAGGTGGCCAAAAGCAGCGTATTTCGTTGGCCCGTGCCGTATACAGTGATGCCGATCTCTATTTGCTGGACGATCCTCTGAGTGCCGTGGACTCTCATGTGGGTAAGCACATTTTCGAGGAGGTGATTGGACCCAAGGGCATGCTGGCCCGCAAGTCACGCGTGCTGGTCACCCATGGCGTCACGTTCCTGCCCCAGGTCGACAGCATCTACGTGCTGAAAATGGGCGAGATCAGCGAGAGCGGCACATTCGACCAGCTGGTTAAGAACAAGGGTGCCTTCGCCGACTTTATCATCCAGCATCTGCAGGATGGCAatgaagaggaggaggagctcaACCAGATCAAGCGCCAAATCTCCAGCACCGGAGATGTCCCTGAGTTGCTAGGCAGTGTCGAGAAGGCCATTAAGTTGGCGCGCACGGAAAGCTTGTCCGATTCCAT ctCGGTTACCTCTGCGGACAGTTTAAtgggcggaggcggaggaggaggagggggaAGTCTTCGCCGGCGGACCAGGCGCCAGAATTCCCACGACTCAGTGGCCTCAGCcgcttcgctgaagaagaagCAGGAGGTCGAGGGCAAGCTTATTGAAACGGAAAAATCACAAACTGGTGGAGTGGAGTTCGCCGTGTACAAACACTATATAAAGAGCGTTGGCATCTTCCTGTCGGTGGCCACGCTGGTACTGAACTTCGTTTTCCAAGCATTCCAAATCGGGTCGAATCTGTGGCTCACCAAGTGGGCCAACGACCAAGACGTGGGCAACGACACTGGCCTCAGGAACATGTATCTGGGTGTTTATGGTGCCTTTGGATTCGGTCAAG TTATGACAGGATATCTGTCTACCCTGATCCTTTCGCTGGGCTGCGTTTACAGTGCTCGATATATGCACAACGTCCTGCTTCATGGCACCATGCGTTGGACAATGGCAATGTTTGACATCACGCCCCTGGGTCGAGTTGTGAATCGGTTTTCCAAGGATATAGACACAGTTGATAATACCCTGCCACTCAACTTGCGGGTCGGCATCATGCAATTGTTTGTG GTTCTGGCTACCATTGTGGTCATTAGTCTGTCCACACCGATTTTCCTGGCCGTGATCGTGCCCATCGCCTTCCTGTACTACTTTGCCCAGCGCTTCTATGTGGCCACTTCCCGGCAGTTGATGCGTCTGGAATCCGTCTCCCGATCCCCGATCTACTCGCATTTCAGCGAAACTGTGACCGGAGCCTCGACTATTCGCGCCTACAACGTTGGAAATCG CTTCATTGACGAATCCGATGCCAAGGTGGACGAGAACCAGGTGTGCAAGTATCCCTCTGTGATCGCCAACCGTTGGCTGGCCATTCGTCTTGAAATGGTTGGCAATCTGATCATCCTGTTCGCCTCGCTCTTTGCCGTGCTGGGCGGTCAAACCAATCCCGGCCTGGTGGGTCTGTCGGTGAGCTACGCCCTGCAGGTGACCCAAACCCTCAACTGGCTGGTGCGCATGACCTCCGACATCGAGACGAACATCGTGTCCGTGGAGCGCATCAAAGAGTACGGCGAGACGAAGCAGGAAGCTGCCTGGGAGCTGGAGCAGGACAAGAGCAAGCCCAAGAACTGGCCGCAGGAGGGCCGCGTCGAGTTCCAGAACTTCCAGGTGCGCTATCGCGAAGGTCTGGATCTGGTGCTGCGCGGCGTTAGCTTCGACATCAGGGGTGGAGAGAAGGTCGGCATCGTGGGTCGCACTGGAGCCGGTAAATCCAGTCTCACATTGGCTTTGTTCAG AATCATTGAAGCTGCCGGTGGTCGAATCGCGATCGATGGCGTGGACATTGCCACTATGGGTCTGCACATGTTGCGCTCCCGCCTGACAATCATCCCACAGGATCCGGTGCTGTTCTCTGGATCGCTGCGCGTCAACCTGGATCCCTTCGAAATCAAAACCGATGACGAGATCTGGAAGGCCTTGGAGCTGTCCCATCTGAAGTCGTTTGTGAAGAGTTTGGCAGCGGGCCTGAACCACGAGATTGCCGAGGGCGGCGAGAATCTGTCGGTGGGTCAGCGGCAGCTGGTTTGTTTGGCTCGTGCCCTGCTGCGAAAGACCAAGGTCCTGGTGCTGGACGAAGCCACCGCAGCTGTGGATCTGGAAACTGATGATTTGATTCAG AAAACAATCCGTTCGGAGTTTAAGGAGTGCACTGTGCTGACAATTGCCCATCGTTTGAACACTATTTTGGACTCGGACAAGGTGATCGTGCTGGACAAGGGCCAGATCACGGAGTTTGCCTCGCCCACGGAACTGCTGGACAATCCCAAGTCGGCCTTCTACAGCATGGCCAAGGACGCCAACCTAGTTTAA